AAGAAATCGAAATTCTGGGTTCCCGTAATTGCCTGGGCGAGTTCCCGGAAGTAATCAGTTACCTGGAATCCGGTAAATTCCCGGTAGATGCCGTTATTTCAAAAACAGTTTCCATTGATGAAGCTGGCGCGGCCTTAGCAGCTTGGTCGGAAAATCCGGGACCTATTACTAAAATAATGGTAGACTTTGACCGGTAATTAAGTGGTAAGTTTTAGGCCATAAGTAATAAGTTATTCTATCATTAACTGTTAATAGAATGTTATAATAAATAGCCTACTTTTATTTTGTCCTGATACTTTGTATTTCATAAATCTATCCCTTATAACATAGAACTTACTACTTCATGATAAAATCTGCCGTTACCATTGCCCTTGTTCCGCAAATAAAAACCGGACCCTGGATATATTGGGAAAATTTAGAGGCTAGCGTTACAAAAGCAGCTCAGTTAGGGTTTGATGCGATAGAGTTTTTCACCGCTTCGGCCGATGCTGTAGATTCAACAGCTTTAACTCAATTACTGGAACGTTCTAACTTAAATTTAGCGGCGGTAGGAACCGGTGCCGGCAAGGTTATTCAGGGGCTTACCTTAACCGATCCCAATCCGGAAATCCGAAAACAAGCCGTTGCTTTTATCTCGGATATGATTTTGTTTGGGGCAAAGTTTAAAGCGCCTGCTATTATTGGTTCCATGCAGGGCAATGTAGCGCCAGGCGGAGATCGGTCCCAAACGTTGGAATGGCTGGCAGAAGGCTTGACTTCTTTAGGAAAAATAGCCGAAAGCAATGAAGTAAACTTAATTTACGAACCGCTCAACCGGTACGAAACCAATTTGATTAATAATTTAAACGATGGCACCGAATTTTTAAATTCTTTAAAAACTCGGAACGTAAAATTATTAGCCGATTTGTTTCACATGAACATTGAGGAAAGCTCTTTGCCCGAAAGCATCCGGAAGAACGGAGTCGCTATTGGGCACATTCACTTGGCCGATAGTAACCGGCACCCAATGGGTTTTGGCCATACCGCCGTACTGGAAATTGCAGCAGCTTTAAAAGATATCAACTACGAAGGTTATTTATCCGCCGAAGCTTTTCCCTGGCCTAATCCGGACGAAGCCGCCCAACAAACCATTAAGGCGTTTAACCAATTTTTTAAAAATTAATCAGAATTTAACCCCCCTTCAAGAATATGCAGCGATTTTGCTTTGCCCTCGACTTAGTAGATGATCCGGAATTAATTCGGGAATACGAAAATCACCACAGCCCCAGTAACGACTGGCCCGAAGTAACGAAAAACGATATAGATGCCGGCATTATCAATCTGCAGATTTACCGCACCGGTAACCGCATGTTCATGATCATGGACACGGACGATGATTTTACCTTTGAGAAAAAAGCTGCTTTGGATGCTATGATCCCGAAAGTTCAGGAATGGGAAAAACTCATGTGGAAATACCAGGTGCCTTTGCCTTGGGCCAAAGAAGGCGAAAAATGGGTTTTAATGGATCAAATATTTCAGTCCGGCGCAAAAAAGGCTAAGTAATTTTAAAATTTTGTTTTTTCGTTTTAGCAGTCGTTAACCACAAGTTTAAGAATACAATAACAAGATTAAGACGAAATCGTTATTTTAGTAAAAAGAAAGATGTTATGAGTACGGAACAACTTAAAAATTTAGTTATTGACAAAATATCGGAAATTGAAGATGAAAACTTTCTTCAGGCGATAAAAACTATTCTTGATACTAATAAAGCAACTGCTGGCATTTATAAGCTAACAGAAGAACAAAAACAAAAAGTAAAAATTGGCTTAACTCAGCTCGATAACGGACAAATAATTAGTAATGAAGATTTAGAGAAAGAAGAAGATGAATGGTTAAGAAAATAGTTTGGACCATTCAAGCCAAAGATGATCGCAGAGAAATTTTAACCTATTGGTTTGAAAGAACCGGCAATAAAAAGTATAGCCAAAAACTTGCGTATCAATTTAGAGAAACTGTAAAATATATTGCTACTCATAACTACTTAGGTCGTGCTACAGATACTGAAAATGTACGGGTTACAGTATCCGGAAATTACCTCATATTTTACAAATTATCAGACGAATTGGTTGAAGTGATTACTGTCTTTGATAGCAGAAGGAATCCGGAAGAACTAAAAATAATAAAATAAATGTGCCTAATACTGTATCTGCAAAATCCTTACAGTATTATGGGTTTTGCAGATATCAAAAATCATTAGCAACTATAAAGTCAATCTTCCTTTAAGTAAATTGCTTGGTTTTATTTGCTTGTTTAAATATCTGTAATCACAAAGAAAACAAATAAAAAAGCTGGTTAAACATCTCCAAGCTTCGGACAATGCTTAACCAGCTTTATAAAAGTTAAAAAATTTATCTAAACAGTAGCCTCGGCGTGGTGGCGTAGTTGCTCGATGGCCGCAATCATTAATTCGTTATCGATCTCGTGTACTTCCACGCCTTTACCGATTTTAGCCAGCAGCATAATCGTTAACTGACCGCCTAAGTGTTCGCGGAACTCCTGTAAACCCCGTAGTAAACTTTTAGGATGGGTATCGTCTTCGAGGTGCGAAAGCATTTCGGGCGCAAATAACTCAAAGCCAACACCGGTAATTACTTCCAGAATTTGCTTTAATTCCTCCTCCGTAAGCATGCCTTTTAAATACGAATACGTCGAGTCCAGGGCAATGCCCATGGCTACGGCTTCGCCGTGGCGAATGCGGTAATTACTTAACTGCTCCATTTTATGCGCCGACCAATGACCAAAATCCAAGGGGCGGGAAGAACCTTTCTCGAAGGGGTCGCCGCTGGCAATGTGCTGCACGTGCATTTCGGCGCACCGATGAATCAGATACTGCATGGCGGGCATGTCGCGCTCGGCCAGTTTGTGCGTATTTTCCTGAATAAATTTAAAAAATTCCGCGTCTTTAATGAGCGATACTTTTATAGCTTCGGCAATACCGGCCCGCCACTCGCGGTGCGTTAAAGTCCGTAGAAAATGAAAGTCGTTGATTACGGCGAAAGGCGGGGTAAAGGTGCCTAGGAAGTTCTTTTTACCGTAGGCATTAATGCTATTTTTTACCCCCACTCCCGAGTCGTTTTGCGATAATACCGTAGTAGGAATGCGAATGTGACGGATACCCCGGTGCGCAATTCCGCAAGCATAACCCACCATATCTAACAAAGCGCCACCACCAATGGCCAGTACGTACGAATGCCGGTCAATGCCTTTTTCGTTAATGGCATCAATTACCTGTTCGGTGTAAATCGGATCGTTTTTACATTGCTCACCTCCCGGAATAACCATGGGCTCGGCAGCAAGCTGTAAAACGTCGGCGTATTGCGACGTATAATTTTTAATATCGGAAATTAGCGTAGGCAGTGCTTCGGCTACGTGGTGATCCAGGACAAATAAAACCTTCCGGCCATCGCCCCCACCGGCGGCAATTACATCGCGCAATAAGGGGTTCCGGAGTGAAAATAGGTTTTCGGTAAAATGGACGGTATAATTATACGTTACCTGAAATGTTTGCTGAATGGGGTATATCTGCATGAATAAAAATTCTAAAAAATGCCGTTTGCTTAACGGCTTGTTATTGTACAGATAACAAATTTAAAAATAAAAAAGTGGTTTTATAGGAAACGTTTTTTAATTAAATTTTAATCTGCTAACAACCGCTACAGGTTTACAGTTAAGTAACCGCAAATTGTTTAGCCATAAACCGCGATACCGGAAAAAGCAATAATACTGCCAGTCCGTATAACCAACCCGCAAAACCTGCCGCTAACGTAGCATCCAGGATAATTAAAGATAATACGCCCGCTTTTACCGCTAAACGTATTTCTTTGGGCTGCAAGGTTTTTACCGCTTTTAACAAGGGCAGCATGATCAAGTAAGCAAAAAGCAAGGCAAAAGGCAAGGCCGTTACTATAGAAAAGTGGGGTAAAAACGTAAGGGCGCCAATACTTAAAAACACCAGCACGTATAAAGCCACCGCAGCCTGCAAAATAGGCCGGCTACCGCCGTGCACTTCGCCCCGACTAATGACGGTAATGTTGGCAATGTACACAATCGGAATAAAGGCCAGGTACCAATAATGCTCCAGGCTGGCCGTAATAGCGCTCATGCCCAACAGTAAATTGCCGCCCCGGCAAGCGCCCATGTTAATCGGCCCAAGAAAACCCTGGTGTTTGCCCCAGGCATCGTACAATAAAGCCAGAGCCGCCACCACTACCGCAATAATACCGCTGGTAGCAGACACGATAAAAGCTGCCCCAATGCCAAGAATAAGTAATAAAGCACCCAGCGTAGTAGCGCTGGCTTTTGAGGCTGCCCCACTGGGAATGGGTCGCTCCGGGCGCTCTACTTTATCTAAATCTGCATCAAAAACATCGTTAAAAACTACCCCGCCGCCGTATAAACCAATGGTAGATAAAACCAACCAGCCTAAATCCGAAGCCAGCGGGTGGTACAAAGAACCGTAAGCCGAACCAACTTCTTGCTGAATCAGGCGTACGGCGCCGGCCGCGGCAAAACCCGCCAGAATATCTGCCACAGCGGTAACAATATTAGCCGGGCGCATAAGCACCAAATGCGCAAAAATGCGGTTCATAAGCGAAAAGAGTAAGAAGGTAGTACGTTCTAAGTAATAGGTTCTAAGTTCTAAGTAATAAGTTTTACGTTTACCCTATTCCGGCTAGCGTAAATTCATAATAAGCTTTATGTAAGTATGAAGTTTATTTAAAAAAATTGAATACTTACAACATAAAACTTATTACCTGGCTTAGCGGATGATGTTAGAAGTAGGGGTGTTAGCTTCATCAATACGCGGCGTTTGGCCTCCGCGTAAAATTGAGCTTCCCGAAAACTTCTGGCTTTGGTCAATGGGTTGGGCTTCGAGCCAGTCACTTTCCGGCATTTGTCCGCTTTGGCCGAATGCCGCTAAGGCATTGCCGTAACTTACCAAACGTACCTGGTCTTCGGGTATGCCGCGCTCTAACATTAAGGCTACCGTTTTAGGTACCGCCAACGGATCACTAATACCCCAGTCGGCTGCCGAGTTAATCATGATTCTTTCGGGGCCGTATTGTTTTACAATTTCTACCATGCGCTCGTTACCCATTTTGGTGTGCGGGTAAATAGTAAAGGCCGCCCAGAAACCCCGGTCCAGCACATCTTTCACGGTTTCTTCGTTGTTGTGATCCACGATTACCATGCCGGGATCAATGCCGTGCTCCAGGGCTACTTCCATGCTGCGCAGGGTGCCTTTTTTCTTGTCGCGGTGCGGCGTATGAATTTGTACCGGCAGGTTTACTTCTTTGGCAATTTCGAGCTGCAGGCGGTAGTATTTATCTTCGGCGGCAGTTTGGTCGTCGTAACCAATTTCGCCCACGCCTACTACTCCTTCTTTCGCTACGTAAAGGGGCAGCAATTCCATTACCTGTTCGGCCAAAGGCTCGTTATTGGCTTCTTTGGAATTTAAACCAATGGTGCAGTAATGTTTAATGCCAAACTGGCTCGACCGGAAACGCTCAAATCCAATCAGGTGGCTGTAATAATCTTTAAAAGTTCCTGCTTCGGTACGTGGTTGCCCCATCCAGAAAGCCGGTTCAATAATCGCTACAATTCCGGCCCGGCGCATGGCTTCGTAATCATCGGTAGTCCGTGAGGTCATGTGTACGTGGGGGTCAATCAGCGGGAAAGGACTAGTAGTATTCATTTTATTTAGATTATAAAGATGATTTATAGATACATATAGGATAAAATAACCAGTATTTTATCTCAAAATTTAAAATTAAGTACTTAGACGAAGATAAATTAGTCGTTTATTTTCAATGAAT
The sequence above is a segment of the Adhaeribacter swui genome. Coding sequences within it:
- a CDS encoding sugar phosphate isomerase/epimerase family protein, translated to MIKSAVTIALVPQIKTGPWIYWENLEASVTKAAQLGFDAIEFFTASADAVDSTALTQLLERSNLNLAAVGTGAGKVIQGLTLTDPNPEIRKQAVAFISDMILFGAKFKAPAIIGSMQGNVAPGGDRSQTLEWLAEGLTSLGKIAESNEVNLIYEPLNRYETNLINNLNDGTEFLNSLKTRNVKLLADLFHMNIEESSLPESIRKNGVAIGHIHLADSNRHPMGFGHTAVLEIAAALKDINYEGYLSAEAFPWPNPDEAAQQTIKAFNQFFKN
- a CDS encoding L-rhamnose mutarotase; this encodes MQRFCFALDLVDDPELIREYENHHSPSNDWPEVTKNDIDAGIINLQIYRTGNRMFMIMDTDDDFTFEKKAALDAMIPKVQEWEKLMWKYQVPLPWAKEGEKWVLMDQIFQSGAKKAK
- a CDS encoding type II toxin-antitoxin system RelE/ParE family toxin → MVKKIVWTIQAKDDRREILTYWFERTGNKKYSQKLAYQFRETVKYIATHNYLGRATDTENVRVTVSGNYLIFYKLSDELVEVITVFDSRRNPEELKIIK
- a CDS encoding 3-dehydroquinate synthase, with the translated sequence MYPIQQTFQVTYNYTVHFTENLFSLRNPLLRDVIAAGGGDGRKVLFVLDHHVAEALPTLISDIKNYTSQYADVLQLAAEPMVIPGGEQCKNDPIYTEQVIDAINEKGIDRHSYVLAIGGGALLDMVGYACGIAHRGIRHIRIPTTVLSQNDSGVGVKNSINAYGKKNFLGTFTPPFAVINDFHFLRTLTHREWRAGIAEAIKVSLIKDAEFFKFIQENTHKLAERDMPAMQYLIHRCAEMHVQHIASGDPFEKGSSRPLDFGHWSAHKMEQLSNYRIRHGEAVAMGIALDSTYSYLKGMLTEEELKQILEVITGVGFELFAPEMLSHLEDDTHPKSLLRGLQEFREHLGGQLTIMLLAKIGKGVEVHEIDNELMIAAIEQLRHHAEATV
- the eboC gene encoding UbiA-like protein EboC (EboC, a homolog the polyprenyltransferase UbiA, belongs to system of proteins involved in the trafficking of precursor metabolites to an extracytoplasmic compartment so that the biosynthesis of certain natural products, such as scytonemin, can be completed.) encodes the protein MNRIFAHLVLMRPANIVTAVADILAGFAAAGAVRLIQQEVGSAYGSLYHPLASDLGWLVLSTIGLYGGGVVFNDVFDADLDKVERPERPIPSGAASKASATTLGALLLILGIGAAFIVSATSGIIAVVVAALALLYDAWGKHQGFLGPINMGACRGGNLLLGMSAITASLEHYWYLAFIPIVYIANITVISRGEVHGGSRPILQAAVALYVLVFLSIGALTFLPHFSIVTALPFALLFAYLIMLPLLKAVKTLQPKEIRLAVKAGVLSLIILDATLAAGFAGWLYGLAVLLLFPVSRFMAKQFAVT
- a CDS encoding TatD family hydrolase, giving the protein MNTTSPFPLIDPHVHMTSRTTDDYEAMRRAGIVAIIEPAFWMGQPRTEAGTFKDYYSHLIGFERFRSSQFGIKHYCTIGLNSKEANNEPLAEQVMELLPLYVAKEGVVGVGEIGYDDQTAAEDKYYRLQLEIAKEVNLPVQIHTPHRDKKKGTLRSMEVALEHGIDPGMVIVDHNNEETVKDVLDRGFWAAFTIYPHTKMGNERMVEIVKQYGPERIMINSAADWGISDPLAVPKTVALMLERGIPEDQVRLVSYGNALAAFGQSGQMPESDWLEAQPIDQSQKFSGSSILRGGQTPRIDEANTPTSNIIR